The nucleotide window CCATTTAAATTGAAAAAGTGAGGTCGGCGTTGGGGTCTTCGTTGCGGGTGACGTGAATCTGGGCGCGGTGGTAGACGCGGGAGTGCGAAGGCACACTTTCCGTCAGCCAGACGTTGCCGCCAATGATGCTGTGGCTGCCCACCACCGTGCTGCCGCCTAAAATAGTGGCCCCGGCGTAAATCACCGCGTAATCCTCGATGGTGGGGTGCCGCTTGATGCCCTGCAGATGCTTGCCCACGCTGAGTGCCCCGAGCGTGACGCCCTGAAACACCTTTACATGCGCCCCAATCACGGCCGTTTCGCCAATGACGATGCCCGTGCCGTGGTCGATGCAGAACGATGCGCCGATGCGGGCACCGGGGTGAATATCGATGCCGGTGCGGGCATGTGCGTACTCACTGATGATACGCGGCAGCTGCGGCACCCGGAGCTGGTATAGGGCGTGGGCCAGGCGGTGCAGCGCAATGGCATAAAAACCCGGATACGTGCGAATCACCTCGGGAAGTCCATGCGCGGCGGGGTCGGCGGCGGCAATGGCGGCGGCATCGGCCAGCAGCTGTTCGCGCAGCAGCGGCAGCCCGGCAAAGAACTGAGCCGCAATTTCGGCCGGGGTAGCGGGCAGCGGCAGGGCAACCAGCAGCACCCGCATGTCGGCCTCCAGTTGGAGCAGCGTGGCCGCTACGGCGTCTTCCGTTACGAAAGGCCGCTCCGCCCGGTCCGGAAACAGCAGCCCCAGCAGCTGCTCGCTCAGCCGGTACCAGGCAGCTCCCGGTAGTGGCGCGGTGGCGTGCTGATGCGCATGCGTGAGGGTATGGACGAAGGCGGCAACGGGCGAAGAAGATGACACAAGCAGAACCGAAGATGCGAAAGGCTAAACATACGCAGCCATTTGACATCAACCAGCACCCCATCCGAAGGTTTCTCCGAAACCAAACCCGGCTCCCGGGGCACAACCGCGGGACGGCGGCCTGCGTTAGCCCTCAGAGGTTTATTGATTTCTCTTTTTTACTTGCTTCTGCCATGGCTGATACCACCATCACCAAGATTGATTCGAAACACTCGCCGCGCGGGGCTGAGGGCGAAAAGTACCTGGCTTCGGGAATTCACGTGGCTATGCGCCTCTGGGAAAACGAGCAGCCTGCCGACGCCAAAGAGCCCAGCGCCCGTCCCTACGAAACCGTGGGCTACGTGATTAAGGGCCGCGCGGAGCTGCACATTGAAGGTCAGATGGTACTGCTGGAGCCCGGCAACTCCTGGGTTGTGCCCAAAGGCTCGTCGCACACCTACCGCATTCTGGAAGCCTTTACCGCCGTAGAAGCTACCTCTCCGCCCGCCCAGGTTCACGGCCGCGACGAAGAGTAATTATTCGTTTTTAGTGGTTCGGTTCTAGTTGTTCATTGTCAGGTTTCTAGCACAAAAGACCTAACAATGAACAACTAGAAACGAGCCACCAAGTATCTTATCGAAGCTGCACTACCAGCCGCACCCCCGTAGCATCCTGGTATTGCCAGGGCGAGGCCGAAACGTGGCCGATACGCTTGCCCAAGTTGGGCTGGCGCCCCCAGCGGTTGCGGTGGGTAAGGTAGCCTAGGTGCGCCGACAGAATGCCCAGGCCAGCCCCGGCCACCACGTCGCTTTGCCAATGGCGGTTGTTGAGCATCCGTAAGGCGGCTACGCTTGTGGCAATAGTATAGGCTCCTACCCCATACCACTGGCTTTTGTCGCGAAACTCGGTGTGCACGATACTGGCCGCCAGAAAGGCCTGCGCCGTGTGGCCCGATGGAAACGACTGGCGGTTGGAGCCATCAGGGCGCTGCACGCCGGTGGTGTACTTCAGTGCCATCACGGCCCCCGCAAATATCAGTTCCGACTTTACAATCACCAGCGCTATGTTCAGCCGGTCGTTGCGCGACTCTACACCGGCCAATGTGGCTATGGCCAGTTCCGCGTAAGGCGCCAGAATCAGGTAGTCATCGGCCTTGGTGTGAAAATTGGGGAAAGCGCGCTGGATGTCGCGCCGGGCATCGTAACTGCTATACAGGCCATTGCCGTTGATGGTGGACGCCCCGTAGCCGATAAGCAGCACCGGAATGGCGGTGGCCTTGACCAGCTTGTGCTGGTACCAGCGCGGCCGGACCGGAGCCGGGGCTTCGTACTTATGGGCTGTATCGGCTGGCACAGCAGGAGCCGACTGCGCCAGCACGGGCGAGGCACCGGCAAACGTCAGCCACAGAAATAGGAGCCACGCGGGCCGTTGACGAAAAAGCATCTGTAAAGCTCGTTAAGGCAGTAATTCAATCCGGTCTATCCGGTCCCCGATTTCCAGCTGGCTCAGCACGTCCATCCCCTGCTCTACCTGCGCGAAGATGGTATAGCGCCCATCCAAGTGGGGCGTAGGCGCGTGGGTGATAAACCACTGGCAGCTTTCCGTATCCTTGCCGGCCGAGGCCAGACCTACTGCGCCTTCCACGTAGCGCAGATCGGCAAACTCGGAGCGCAGGTTGTAGTCGGAGCTGCCCCACCCGTCGCCGCGCGGGCAGCCACCCTGGGCCACGAAGTTGGGCACCACGCGGTGAAAGTTTTTCTTTTCGTAGAAGCCCTGCCGCACCAGCTCCACAAAGCTGGCCACCGAGCCGGGTGCCTGCTCCACCAGCAGCGTGAAGGTGATGGGGCCGCGCCCGGTATGCACAATAGCTTTCTGCCCAATTGGAATACGCTGCACCACGTCCCAGTTGATAGGGTGCGTGGCGGCAGCGGCTACGGGCTGAGGCGTGGCGGGCTTGTTTTGCAGATAGTCAATGGTCAGCTGTAACGACTGCCAGGCTTCCAGGTCGCGGGGCAGGGTGAGGCGGCTGCGGGCCTGGGTCAGAAACTCCACGGACGGAAACTGGGAACGTAAGCCCAGCTTCGGGTCCCGGATGGCTTCAGCGGCCGTACCCATGATGGCCAGGTCGCCGCTACTCACCCCGCGTTGCAGGGTGCGCGCAAAGGCGGCGTGCTGGGCGCTCGGGAAGTCCTTTTGCTGCCGCATTGCCACCAACGCTTCCATACCGTACGTCCCGATTACGACCGGCTGGTTGGACGCAAACGTGGCCTCTTCCACCCATTTATAGGCCTTAGGGTCTTCGCTCAAAGCCTTCAGCAGGTAGCCCTTTTCGTAGGGGCTCGTTGCCGTGGCGTAGCGCTGCATAATGGCCTGCCGGATGGTGTCGCGGGCCGGGCCGCCGTTTTTGAGCGCGGCCCCCAACAGCGTAGCCCGGGCGCGCCATTCCGTGAGCTTGTTGGCTTTCGTCAGAAACAGCTCCCCGGGCTCCTTGCTGGCATGGTTGAGGAAAAACTCGGCGGCCGTGAGGGCAACCTGCGCATTGGCATCGGTGAGAGCAGCCCAGGCAGCTTCCTTTACCGGCGCGTACATCCCCGCACTCATGGCCCGGATGGCACTCAGGCGCACCCGGTAATCAGTGTCGCGGCGGGCGAGGCCGGCCAGCGTGGCGGGCACGGCAGCGTCGGCCGATTTGCCCAGGGCTACGGCACAGGCAGCCCGCACGGCGTAGTCCGGGTCGGTTTGAGCGGCGCGGGTAAGCTGGGGCGTGTAGGGCGTCAGGTTGAGGTTGCGGATGCGCGACAAGGTGCTGGCCGCCGCCAGCCGGGCGCGGTAGGGCACCGGCAGTGGCAACAACTGCACTGCCCGCGCCACCGCCGCTTCGGAGGTGATACCGCGCAGGGCGGCGCGGTACAGGCCCCAGGCCTGCCCTACCTGGGCACTGGTGTCGGTGGCCAGCGCGGCGGGCAGCCGTACCAGATCGGCCAGGGAGGCGCGGGTGGCGCAGCGGCCCATAGCTTCCAGCACGTAGCGGCGCACGGCCCGGTCGGGCTCAGCGGTGAGCTGGGTTAGCAGCGCCTGTTGGGTAGCGGCGGCGGTGTCGGCTGTCTGACCCAGGGCAAACGCGGCGGCGCGGCGTACGTCGGCCTCGGCATCGGAGGCAAGCAGGCGCGTGAGGGCAGCCACGGCCGCGCGGTCCTGCACCGAGGCAAAGGCCAGGGCAGCCTCGCGGCGGTACCGGGGCTCGGGGCGGCTCAGGTAAGGCAGCAAGGCCGTGGTATTGCGCTCATCCTGGGCCGTGGCAATCTGGCGCAGCGTGGCGTCGGCAAACTTATTGGGGGCGCTGGCGACGGGCGTAACAGCGGTGGTGGCCACCGGCCGGGTGGCGCAGCCGGTGGCCGCCAGCAGGATGCTCAGGGCCAGCGGCAGCCCAACGCGGGAAATCGGGAGACAATGCATATCGGGCCAAAATAGCCAAAATCCGGGGAGGGGCCGCTACGGTCGGGTTCCGGCCTGGTTTTGGCACCGGCCCAAAAACCCTGACCTTTGCCCCGTACCTTATTCTTTGCCTTATGCCTGCTTTCTCCCTCCGCCTGCTGTTGCCGGCTGCTGCTTTGCTGTTTGCTTCGGCCTGCACGGCCCCGCGCGCCGTCACCAACTCGGGCAAAGTCACGCCCCATGGCCAGTTTAAAGTAGGTGGCGACATGGTGTTCAACATTGGTACCCGCACGCTGGGCGAGCTGACCGGAGCCGTGAAA belongs to Hymenobacter sp. J193 and includes:
- a CDS encoding phosphatase PAP2 family protein, with amino-acid sequence MLFRQRPAWLLFLWLTFAGASPVLAQSAPAVPADTAHKYEAPAPVRPRWYQHKLVKATAIPVLLIGYGASTINGNGLYSSYDARRDIQRAFPNFHTKADDYLILAPYAELAIATLAGVESRNDRLNIALVIVKSELIFAGAVMALKYTTGVQRPDGSNRQSFPSGHTAQAFLAASIVHTEFRDKSQWYGVGAYTIATSVAALRMLNNRHWQSDVVAGAGLGILSAHLGYLTHRNRWGRQPNLGKRIGHVSASPWQYQDATGVRLVVQLR
- a CDS encoding peptidylprolyl isomerase — encoded protein: MHCLPISRVGLPLALSILLAATGCATRPVATTAVTPVASAPNKFADATLRQIATAQDERNTTALLPYLSRPEPRYRREAALAFASVQDRAAVAALTRLLASDAEADVRRAAAFALGQTADTAAATQQALLTQLTAEPDRAVRRYVLEAMGRCATRASLADLVRLPAALATDTSAQVGQAWGLYRAALRGITSEAAVARAVQLLPLPVPYRARLAAASTLSRIRNLNLTPYTPQLTRAAQTDPDYAVRAACAVALGKSADAAVPATLAGLARRDTDYRVRLSAIRAMSAGMYAPVKEAAWAALTDANAQVALTAAEFFLNHASKEPGELFLTKANKLTEWRARATLLGAALKNGGPARDTIRQAIMQRYATATSPYEKGYLLKALSEDPKAYKWVEEATFASNQPVVIGTYGMEALVAMRQQKDFPSAQHAAFARTLQRGVSSGDLAIMGTAAEAIRDPKLGLRSQFPSVEFLTQARSRLTLPRDLEAWQSLQLTIDYLQNKPATPQPVAAAATHPINWDVVQRIPIGQKAIVHTGRGPITFTLLVEQAPGSVASFVELVRQGFYEKKNFHRVVPNFVAQGGCPRGDGWGSSDYNLRSEFADLRYVEGAVGLASAGKDTESCQWFITHAPTPHLDGRYTIFAQVEQGMDVLSQLEIGDRIDRIELLP
- a CDS encoding cupin domain-containing protein, which codes for MADTTITKIDSKHSPRGAEGEKYLASGIHVAMRLWENEQPADAKEPSARPYETVGYVIKGRAELHIEGQMVLLEPGNSWVVPKGSSHTYRILEAFTAVEATSPPAQVHGRDEE
- a CDS encoding serine O-acetyltransferase gives rise to the protein MSSSSPVAAFVHTLTHAHQHATAPLPGAAWYRLSEQLLGLLFPDRAERPFVTEDAVAATLLQLEADMRVLLVALPLPATPAEIAAQFFAGLPLLREQLLADAAAIAAADPAAHGLPEVIRTYPGFYAIALHRLAHALYQLRVPQLPRIISEYAHARTGIDIHPGARIGASFCIDHGTGIVIGETAVIGAHVKVFQGVTLGALSVGKHLQGIKRHPTIEDYAVIYAGATILGGSTVVGSHSIIGGNVWLTESVPSHSRVYHRAQIHVTRNEDPNADLTFSI